In the Phaseolus vulgaris cultivar G19833 chromosome 7, P. vulgaris v2.0, whole genome shotgun sequence genome, one interval contains:
- the LOC137828782 gene encoding early light-induced protein, chloroplastic, with the protein MAASSSAMQSILANPMIGMSTRSRVNHFGLPAVYMRRNVSLRVRSLAEEEQQSEPAAPVTPPPSVKPVQQPATTASPKVSTKFSDVLAFSGPAPERINGRLAMIGFVAAMAVEVAKGQGVFEQISNGGVPWFLGTSVVLTLASLIPLFQGVSVESKSGGFMSSDAELWNGRFAMLGLIALAFTEYVKGGTLV; encoded by the exons ATGGCTGCCTCATCTTCTGCTATGCAATCAATCCTGGCCAACCCTATGATCGGCATGTCCACCAGATCTAGGGTGAACCATTTTGGTCTTCCTGCTGTGTACATGAGGAGGAATGTTAGCCTGAGAGTTAGGTCCTTGGCTGAG GAAGAGCAACAAAGTGAGCCAGCAGCCCCAGTTACACCACCACCATCAGTAAAACCTGTGCAACAACCAGCCACTACTGCCTCACCAAAG GTGAGCACGAAGTTCTCTGATGTGTTGGCATTCAGTGGACCAGCACCCGAGAGGATCAATGGAAGGCTGGCCATGATTGGGTTTGTAGCTGCAATGGCAGTGGAAGTAGCCAAAGGGCAGGGTGTGTTTGAACAAATATCCAATGGTGGCGTCCCATGGTTCTTGGGGACAAGTGTGGTCCTTACCCTTGCTTCCTTGATTCCACTGTTCCAAGGGGTCAGTGTGGAGTCAAAGTCCGGAGGGTTCATGTCCTCAGATGCAGAACTGTGGAATGGGAGGTTTGCTATGTTGGGTTTGATAGCCCTGGCTTTTACCGAGTATGTAAAGGGAGGCACCCTGGTGTAA
- the LOC137828733 gene encoding perakine reductase-like, translating into MEKAEMHVPRVKLGSQGLKVSRLGFGCGGLSGIYNAPLSHEEGCSIIKEIFNKGVTFFDTSDLYGDNHDNEIMVGKALKQLPREEVQLATKFGVTASEGLVFGVKGTPEYVRQCCEASLKRLDVDHIDLYYQHRVDTSVPIEDTVGELKQLVNEGKIKYIGLSEANADTIRRAHAVHPITALQMEYSLWSRDIEEEIIPLCRELGIGIVAYSPLGRGFFAGKAVVETLPSQSLLTMHPRFTGENLEKNKLFYRRLDDLGSKHACTPSQLALAWLLHLGNDIIPIPGTTKLKNFENNVGSLSVKLTDEDLREISEAVPDYEVAGTREYGMLNNYTWKFANTPPK; encoded by the exons ATGGAGAAGGCAGAGATGCATGTCCCAAGAGTTAAACTGGGTAGCCAGGGCTTAAAG GTTTCTAGGCTGGGATTTGGATGTGGAGGATTATCTGGAATTTATAATGCTCCCCTCTCACACGAAGAAGGGTGTTCaattattaaagaaatattCAACAAGGGTGTCACCTTCTTCGATACATCGGATCTTTATGGAGATAATCATGATAACGAAATCATGGTTGGCAAG GCTTTAAAACAACTTCCCCGAGAAGAAGTTCAGTTGGCTACAAAATTTGGTGTTACTGCATCTGAAGGGTTGGTTTTCGGGGTAAAGGGTACCCCTGAATATGTTCGACAGTGCTGTGAAGCTAGTCTTAAGCGGCTTGATGTGGACCATATTGATTTATACTATCAACACCGAGTTGATACTTCAGTGCCAATTGAAGACACT GTGGGGGAGCTTAAACAGCTGGTAAATGAAGGAAAGATAAAATACATTGGGTTGTCCGAGGCTAATGCTGACACTATAAGGAGAGCTCATGCTGTTCATCCTATTACTGCTTTGCAAATGGAGTATTCCTTGTGGTCCCGTGAcattgaagaagaaataattcCACTCTGCAG AGAACTTGGGATAGGAATAGTGGCATATAGCCCTCTTGGTCGAGGCTTTTTTGCTGGAAAGGCAGTGGTAGAGACGTTGCCTAGTCAGAGCCTGCTG ACTATGCATCCCAGGTTCACTGGAGAAAATTTGGAGAAGAACAAGCTTTTCTACAGAAGACTTGATGACTTGGGTTCTAAGCATGCATGCACTCCTTCACAATTAGCCTTAGCATGGCTTCTGCATCTGGGAAATGACATAATCCCTATACCTG GGACTACTAAACTGAAGAACTTTGAAAACAACGTTGGATCTCTGAGTGTGAAGCTTACAGATGAGGATTTGAGGGAAAtttctgaagcagttcctgatTATGAAGTTGCTGGGACACGAGAGTATGGTATGTTAAACAACTACACTTGGAAGTTTGCAAATACACCACCCAAGTAA
- the LOC137828504 gene encoding transmembrane emp24 domain-containing protein p24beta3 — MRSAKMWTVLMCLILIFFARIESLSVTVNDVECVYEYVLYEGDTVTGNFVVVDHDIFWSSDHPGIDFTVTSPGGNTVTNIKGTSGDKFDFKAPKHGMYKFCFHNPQSTPETVSFYIHVGHIPSEHDLAKDEHLDPVNVKIAELREALESVTAEQKYLKARDARHRHTNESTRKRVVFYTVGEYFLLAAVSALQVLYIRRLFSKSVAYNRV; from the exons ATGAGAAGCGCAAAGATGTGGACGGTTTTGATGtgtttgattttgatcttctttgCTCGCATTGAATCGCTGTCTGTGACGGTGAACGACGTCGAGTGCGTCTACGAGTACGTGCTTTACGAGGGCGACACCGTTACGGGGAACTTTGTTGTCGTCGACCATGACATCTTTTGGAGTTCCGATCATCCCGGCATTGATTTCACG GTGACATCCCCCGGCGGGAATACTGTCACAAATATAAAGGGAACCTCTGGTGACAAGTTTGATTTTAAAGCCCCAAAACATGGAATGTATAAATTTTGTTTCCATAACCCACAGTCAACACCTGAGACGGTCTCTTTCTACATCCATGTTGGTCATATTCCCTCTGAGCATGACCTTGCCAAAGATG AGCATTTGGACCCAGTTAATGTTAAAATTGCTGAACTCAGAGAAGCACTAGAGTCTGTTACTGCTGAACAAAAGTACCTGAAAGCTCGTGATGCAAGGCATCGTCATA CCAACGAGAGCACCCGGAAGCGAGTTGTATTCTACACAGTTGGAGAGTATTTTCTCTTGGCCGCTGTTAGTGCTTTGCAAGTCCTATACATCAGGCGCCTTTTCAGCAAGTCAGTGGCATACAACCGTGTTTGA